Proteins encoded in a region of the Buteo buteo chromosome 11, bButBut1.hap1.1, whole genome shotgun sequence genome:
- the SLC12A3 gene encoding solute carrier family 12 member 3 isoform X2 produces the protein MAELPVPELPTALARCSGRFTISTLLGMEEGGRGPYAPTEGTGCDSAQPTHLSGSTLCTRTFGYNTVDVVPAYEHYANSKGVGDAGKGRPSLADLHSILKPDPGRLHVPVSDPQRSNGLPEAGPEEAAGEPGRAPVPEPVRFGWVKGVMIRCMLNIWGVILYLRLPWITAQAGIALTWLIILMSVTVTTITGLSISAISTNGKVKSGGTYFLISRSLGPELGGSIGLIFAFANAVAVAMHTVGFAETVRDLLQEHNSLIVDPTNDIRIIGVVTVTVLLGISLAGMEWEAKAQILFFLVILVSFINYLVGTVIPATAEKQAKGFFSYRADIFAQNFVPNWRGPEGSFFGLFSIFFPSATGILAGANISGDLKDPAVAIPKGTLMAIFWTTVSYLVLSATIGACVVRDASGSLNDSVAVGSPGCEGLACSFGWNFTACAQRQSCRYGLSNYYQSMSMVSGFGPLITAGIFGATLSSALACLVSAPKVFQCLCKDQLYPLIGFFGKGYGRNSEPIRGYMLTYIIAVGFILIAELNAIAPIISNFFLCSYALINFSCFHASITNSPGWRPSFRYYSKWAALFGAAVSVVIMFLLTWWAALIAFGIVIFLLGYVLYKKPDVNWGSSMQAGSYNMALNYSVGLSEVDDHIKNYRPQCLVLTGPPNFRPALVDFVGTFTKNLSLMLCGNVLIGPRKQKMPESRLTADGHTKWLMKRKIKAFYTDVVAEDLRSGVQMLIQAAGLGKMRPNILVLGYKRNWQTASPQSLEDYVGILHDAFDFKYGMCLMRMKEGLNVSRVMQAHVNPTFEAAEHPEENGTGGRAAPGTGLQDQEEQASTIFQSEQGKKTIDIYWLFDDGGLTLLIPYLLGRKKRWGKCKIRVFVGGQINRMDEERKAIVSLLSKFRLGFHEVHILPDINQKPRPEHIKRFDDLIAPFRLNDGFKDEATVNEMRQDCPWKISDEEVDKNRAKTLRQVRLNEILLDYSRDAALIAITLPIGRKGRCPSSLYMAWLETLSQDLRPPVILTRGNQENVLTFYCQ, from the exons ATGGCTGAGCTGCCCGTCCCGGAGCTGCCCACTGCCCTGGCCCGCTGCAGCGGCCGCTTCACCATCAGCACCCTCCTGGGCATGGAGGAGGGTGGCCGGGGTCCCTACGCGCCCACCGAGGGGACCGGCTGCGACAGCGCCCAGCCCACCCACCTGTCCGGCAGCACCCTCTGCACCAGGACCTTCGGCTACAACACAGTGGACGTGGTGCCCGCCTACGAGCACTATGCCAACAGCAAGGGGGTGGGCGACGCCGGCAAGGGCAGGCCCTCGCTGGCGGACCTGCACTCCATCCTCAAG CCTGACCCAGGCCGCCTCCATGTGCCGGTGTCCGACCCGCAGCGGAGCAACGGCCTGCCGGAGGCCGGGCCGGAGGAGGCAGCGGGGGAGCCGGGCAGAGCCCCTGTGCCAGAGCCTGTCCGCTTCGGATGGGTGAAGGGCGTGATG ATTCGCTGCATGCTGAACATCTGGGGAGTCATCCTCTACCTGCGCTTGCCCTGGATCACCGCCCAGGCGGGAATTG ccctgacGTGGCTCATCATCCTGATGTCCGTGACAGTGACCACCATCACTGGCTTGTCCATCTCCGCCATATCCACCAACGGCAAAGTGAAGTCAG GGGGCACCTACTTCCTCATCTCGCGGAGCCTCGGGCCAGAGCTGGGTGGCTCCATCGGGCTGATCTTCGCCTTCGCGAACGCGGTGGCCGTAGCCATGCACACGGTGGGCTTCGCCGAAACTGTCCGGGACCTGCTGCAG GAGCACAACTCCCTCATCGTGGACCCCACCAATGACATCCGCATCATTGGCGTTGTCACCGTGACAGTGCTGCTGGGCATCTCCCTGGCCGGCATGGAGTGGGAGGCCAAG GCACAGATACTGTTTTTCCTGGTCATCTTGGTTTCCTTCATAAATTACCTGGTGGGGACTGTAATCCCAGCCACTGCCGAGAAGCAAGCAAAGGGCTTCTTCAGCTACCGAG CCGACATCTTTGCCCAGAACTTCGTGCCCAACTGGCGTGGACCCGAGGGCTCATTCTTTggcttgttttccattttcttcccatCTGCAACCGGCATCTTGGCTGGGGCCAACATTTCAGGTGACCTGAAG GATCCCGCCGTGGCCATCCCCAAGGGCACCTTGATGGCCATCTTCTGGACCACCGTGTCTTACCTGGTGCTTTCTGCTACAATCG gtgcctgCGTGGTCCGGGATGCCTCGGGCAGCCTGAACGACAGCGTGGCAGTGGGCTCACCGGGCTGCGAGGGACTGGCCTGCAGCTTCGGCTGGAACTTCACCGCCTGCGCCCAGCGGCAGAGCTGCCGATACGGGCTCAGCAACTACTACCAG AGCATGAGCATGGTGTCTGGATTCGGCCCCCTCATCACGGCCGGGATCTTTGGCGCTACTCTCTCCTCAGCACTGGCCTGCCTCGTCTCAGCGCCCAAAGTCTTCCAG TGTCTCTGCAAGGACCAGCTCTACCCTCTTATAGGCTTCTTCGGGAAGGGCTATGGGAGGAACAGCGAGCCCATCCGCGGCTACATGCTCACCTATATCATCGCCGTCGGCTTCATCCTCATCG cTGAGCTCAACGCCATTGCCCCCATCATCTCcaacttcttcctctgctcctaCGCCCTCATCAACTTCAGCTGCTTTCACGCCTCCATCACCAACTCTCCAG GCTGGCGACCCTCCTTTCGGTATTACAGCAAGTGGGCTGCGCTCTTTGGAGCCGCTGTCTCAGTGGTGATCATGTTCTTGCTGACATGGTGGGCGGCCCTCATTGCCTTCGGCATTGTCATCTTCCTCCTGGGATACGTCCTCTACAAAAAGCCGG ATGTCAACTGGGGTTCCTCCATGCAAGCCGGCTCATACAACATGGCCCTGAACTACTCGGTGGGGCTGAGCGAAGTGGACGATCACATCAAGAACTACAG ACCGCAGTGCCTGGTGCTGACTGGCCCTCCAAATTTCCGCCCAGCCCTGGTGGACTTCGTGGGGACCTTCACCAAGAACCTCAGCCTGATGCTCTGTGGCAATGTGCTGATC GGACCGCGGAAGCAGAAGATGCCGGAGTCCCGGCTGACAGCAGATGGCCACACCAAGTGGCTTATGAAGAGGAAGATCAAGGCTTTCTACACGGATGTGGTGGCCGAGGATCTGAGAAGCGGCGTCCAAATGCTCATCCAG GCTGCCGGCCTCGGGAAGATGAGACCCAACATCCTGGTGCTGGGCTACAAGAGGAACTGGCAGACAGCGTCCCCACAGAGCCTGGAGGACTACGTGGGCATCCTGCA cGATGCCTTCGATTTCAAGTATGGCATGTGCTTAATGAGAATGAAGGAAGGGCTGAATGTTTCCCGAGTGATGCAGGCTCACG ttAACCCCACATTCGAGGCAGCAGAGCACCCTGAGGAGAATGGCACTGGTGGCAGAGCAGCCCCAGGCACAG ggctgcaggaccaGGAGGAA CAGGCAAGCACCATCTTCCAGAGCGAGCAGGGCAAGAAGACCATCGACATTTATTGGCTCTTCGATGATGGAG GTCTCACGCTGCTCATCCCCTACCTCCTGGGGCGCAAGAAGCGGTGGGGAAAGTGCAAAATCCGGGTGTTTGTCGGCGGGCAGATCAACAGGATGGATGAGGAGAGGAAGGC GATCGTCTCTCTGCTGAGCAAGTTCCGCCTCGGCTTCCACGAGGTCCACATCCTCCCTGACATCAACCAGAAACCCCGGCCAGAGCA CATCAAGAGGTTCGATGACCTGATCGCTCCCTTCAGACTAAATGACGGCTTCAAAGATGAGGCCACGGTGAACGAGATGAGGCAGGACTGTCCCTGGAAGATTTCTGATGAGGAGGTTGACAAAAACAGAGCCAAG ACGCTCCGACAAGTGAGGCTGAATGAGATTTTGCTGGATTACTCACGGGACGCGGCGCTCATAGCCAT CACACTGCCCATCGGCAGGAAGGGTcgctgccccagctccctctACATGGCCTGGCTCGAGACCCTCTCACAGGACCTGAGACCCCCCGTCATCCTCACCCGAGGAAACCAAGAGAACGTGCTGACCTTTTACTGCCAATAA
- the TMEM170A gene encoding transmembrane protein 170A, protein MESGEPGGGGGGGLLQQILSLRLVPRVGNGTTTYSSPLSTFPEMWYGVFLWALVSSLSFHVPAALLALFTLRHHKYGRFMSVSLLLMGIVGPITAGILTSAAIAGVYRAAGKKMIPFEALIFGVGQTFCVVVVSFLRILATL, encoded by the exons ATGGAGAGCGGTgagccgggcggcggcggcggcggggggctccTGCAGCAGATCCTCAGCCTCCGCCTGGTGCCTCGCGTGGGAAACGGCACCACCACCTACTCCAGCCCGCTCTCCACCTTCCCAG AGATGTGGTACGGCGTCTTCCTGTGGGCCCTCGtatcctccctctccttccacGTCCCGGCAGCTTTGCTAGCGCTCTTCACGCTCAGGCATCACAAGTACGGCAGGTTCATGTCCGTGAGCCTCCTGCTGATGGGCATCGTGGGACCCATTACCGCCGGCATCCTAACAA GTGCTGCCATTGCTGGAGTTTACAGAGCTGCggggaaaaaaatgattccCTTTGAAGCCCTCATTTTTGGAGTGGGCCAGACATTCTGCGTGGTGGTGGTTTCGTTTCTACGGATTTTAGCCACTCTCTAG
- the SLC12A3 gene encoding solute carrier family 12 member 3 isoform X1 produces MAELPVPELPTALARCSGRFTISTLLGMEEGGRGPYAPTEGTGCDSAQPTHLSGSTLCTRTFGYNTVDVVPAYEHYANSKGVGDAGKGRPSLADLHSILKPDPGRLHVPVSDPQRSNGLPEAGPEEAAGEPGRAPVPEPVRFGWVKGVMIRCMLNIWGVILYLRLPWITAQAGIALTWLIILMSVTVTTITGLSISAISTNGKVKSGGTYFLISRSLGPELGGSIGLIFAFANAVAVAMHTVGFAETVRDLLQEHNSLIVDPTNDIRIIGVVTVTVLLGISLAGMEWEAKAQILFFLVILVSFINYLVGTVIPATAEKQAKGFFSYRADIFAQNFVPNWRGPEGSFFGLFSIFFPSATGILAGANISGDLKDPAVAIPKGTLMAIFWTTVSYLVLSATIGACVVRDASGSLNDSVAVGSPGCEGLACSFGWNFTACAQRQSCRYGLSNYYQSMSMVSGFGPLITAGIFGATLSSALACLVSAPKVFQCLCKDQLYPLIGFFGKGYGRNSEPIRGYMLTYIIAVGFILIAELNAIAPIISNFFLCSYALINFSCFHASITNSPGWRPSFRYYSKWAALFGAAVSVVIMFLLTWWAALIAFGIVIFLLGYVLYKKPDVNWGSSMQAGSYNMALNYSVGLSEVDDHIKNYRPQCLVLTGPPNFRPALVDFVGTFTKNLSLMLCGNVLIGPRKQKMPESRLTADGHTKWLMKRKIKAFYTDVVAEDLRSGVQMLIQAAGLGKMRPNILVLGYKRNWQTASPQSLEDYVGILHDAFDFKYGMCLMRMKEGLNVSRVMQAHVNPTFEAAEHPEENGTGGRAAPGTVDPTTLAGEQQASTIFQSEQGKKTIDIYWLFDDGGLTLLIPYLLGRKKRWGKCKIRVFVGGQINRMDEERKAIVSLLSKFRLGFHEVHILPDINQKPRPEHIKRFDDLIAPFRLNDGFKDEATVNEMRQDCPWKISDEEVDKNRAKTLRQVRLNEILLDYSRDAALIAITLPIGRKGRCPSSLYMAWLETLSQDLRPPVILTRGNQENVLTFYCQ; encoded by the exons ATGGCTGAGCTGCCCGTCCCGGAGCTGCCCACTGCCCTGGCCCGCTGCAGCGGCCGCTTCACCATCAGCACCCTCCTGGGCATGGAGGAGGGTGGCCGGGGTCCCTACGCGCCCACCGAGGGGACCGGCTGCGACAGCGCCCAGCCCACCCACCTGTCCGGCAGCACCCTCTGCACCAGGACCTTCGGCTACAACACAGTGGACGTGGTGCCCGCCTACGAGCACTATGCCAACAGCAAGGGGGTGGGCGACGCCGGCAAGGGCAGGCCCTCGCTGGCGGACCTGCACTCCATCCTCAAG CCTGACCCAGGCCGCCTCCATGTGCCGGTGTCCGACCCGCAGCGGAGCAACGGCCTGCCGGAGGCCGGGCCGGAGGAGGCAGCGGGGGAGCCGGGCAGAGCCCCTGTGCCAGAGCCTGTCCGCTTCGGATGGGTGAAGGGCGTGATG ATTCGCTGCATGCTGAACATCTGGGGAGTCATCCTCTACCTGCGCTTGCCCTGGATCACCGCCCAGGCGGGAATTG ccctgacGTGGCTCATCATCCTGATGTCCGTGACAGTGACCACCATCACTGGCTTGTCCATCTCCGCCATATCCACCAACGGCAAAGTGAAGTCAG GGGGCACCTACTTCCTCATCTCGCGGAGCCTCGGGCCAGAGCTGGGTGGCTCCATCGGGCTGATCTTCGCCTTCGCGAACGCGGTGGCCGTAGCCATGCACACGGTGGGCTTCGCCGAAACTGTCCGGGACCTGCTGCAG GAGCACAACTCCCTCATCGTGGACCCCACCAATGACATCCGCATCATTGGCGTTGTCACCGTGACAGTGCTGCTGGGCATCTCCCTGGCCGGCATGGAGTGGGAGGCCAAG GCACAGATACTGTTTTTCCTGGTCATCTTGGTTTCCTTCATAAATTACCTGGTGGGGACTGTAATCCCAGCCACTGCCGAGAAGCAAGCAAAGGGCTTCTTCAGCTACCGAG CCGACATCTTTGCCCAGAACTTCGTGCCCAACTGGCGTGGACCCGAGGGCTCATTCTTTggcttgttttccattttcttcccatCTGCAACCGGCATCTTGGCTGGGGCCAACATTTCAGGTGACCTGAAG GATCCCGCCGTGGCCATCCCCAAGGGCACCTTGATGGCCATCTTCTGGACCACCGTGTCTTACCTGGTGCTTTCTGCTACAATCG gtgcctgCGTGGTCCGGGATGCCTCGGGCAGCCTGAACGACAGCGTGGCAGTGGGCTCACCGGGCTGCGAGGGACTGGCCTGCAGCTTCGGCTGGAACTTCACCGCCTGCGCCCAGCGGCAGAGCTGCCGATACGGGCTCAGCAACTACTACCAG AGCATGAGCATGGTGTCTGGATTCGGCCCCCTCATCACGGCCGGGATCTTTGGCGCTACTCTCTCCTCAGCACTGGCCTGCCTCGTCTCAGCGCCCAAAGTCTTCCAG TGTCTCTGCAAGGACCAGCTCTACCCTCTTATAGGCTTCTTCGGGAAGGGCTATGGGAGGAACAGCGAGCCCATCCGCGGCTACATGCTCACCTATATCATCGCCGTCGGCTTCATCCTCATCG cTGAGCTCAACGCCATTGCCCCCATCATCTCcaacttcttcctctgctcctaCGCCCTCATCAACTTCAGCTGCTTTCACGCCTCCATCACCAACTCTCCAG GCTGGCGACCCTCCTTTCGGTATTACAGCAAGTGGGCTGCGCTCTTTGGAGCCGCTGTCTCAGTGGTGATCATGTTCTTGCTGACATGGTGGGCGGCCCTCATTGCCTTCGGCATTGTCATCTTCCTCCTGGGATACGTCCTCTACAAAAAGCCGG ATGTCAACTGGGGTTCCTCCATGCAAGCCGGCTCATACAACATGGCCCTGAACTACTCGGTGGGGCTGAGCGAAGTGGACGATCACATCAAGAACTACAG ACCGCAGTGCCTGGTGCTGACTGGCCCTCCAAATTTCCGCCCAGCCCTGGTGGACTTCGTGGGGACCTTCACCAAGAACCTCAGCCTGATGCTCTGTGGCAATGTGCTGATC GGACCGCGGAAGCAGAAGATGCCGGAGTCCCGGCTGACAGCAGATGGCCACACCAAGTGGCTTATGAAGAGGAAGATCAAGGCTTTCTACACGGATGTGGTGGCCGAGGATCTGAGAAGCGGCGTCCAAATGCTCATCCAG GCTGCCGGCCTCGGGAAGATGAGACCCAACATCCTGGTGCTGGGCTACAAGAGGAACTGGCAGACAGCGTCCCCACAGAGCCTGGAGGACTACGTGGGCATCCTGCA cGATGCCTTCGATTTCAAGTATGGCATGTGCTTAATGAGAATGAAGGAAGGGCTGAATGTTTCCCGAGTGATGCAGGCTCACG ttAACCCCACATTCGAGGCAGCAGAGCACCCTGAGGAGAATGGCACTGGTGGCAGAGCAGCCCCAGGCACAG TGGACCCCACCACCTTGGCCGGCGAGCAGCAGGCAAGCACCATCTTCCAGAGCGAGCAGGGCAAGAAGACCATCGACATTTATTGGCTCTTCGATGATGGAG GTCTCACGCTGCTCATCCCCTACCTCCTGGGGCGCAAGAAGCGGTGGGGAAAGTGCAAAATCCGGGTGTTTGTCGGCGGGCAGATCAACAGGATGGATGAGGAGAGGAAGGC GATCGTCTCTCTGCTGAGCAAGTTCCGCCTCGGCTTCCACGAGGTCCACATCCTCCCTGACATCAACCAGAAACCCCGGCCAGAGCA CATCAAGAGGTTCGATGACCTGATCGCTCCCTTCAGACTAAATGACGGCTTCAAAGATGAGGCCACGGTGAACGAGATGAGGCAGGACTGTCCCTGGAAGATTTCTGATGAGGAGGTTGACAAAAACAGAGCCAAG ACGCTCCGACAAGTGAGGCTGAATGAGATTTTGCTGGATTACTCACGGGACGCGGCGCTCATAGCCAT CACACTGCCCATCGGCAGGAAGGGTcgctgccccagctccctctACATGGCCTGGCTCGAGACCCTCTCACAGGACCTGAGACCCCCCGTCATCCTCACCCGAGGAAACCAAGAGAACGTGCTGACCTTTTACTGCCAATAA